CGAACAACACGGTTTCGGTGCTCGTGACGACGGCGCCGGAAGCGCTGAGCAGACCCTCGGCGATGCGGCGATCTTCGCTGCTGCGGGAGCACACGGCGTCGATGGGAACCTGCACACGAAAACCGGCTTGCGCCAAGCCGCGGGCACTCTGATAGACGCAGATGTGCGCCTCCATGCCCGCCACCACGACGGCGGGAGCCTGTCCTTGCCCGCTGTGCGCGGAATCGAACACGGTCCGCAGGGCCGGGACAAGACCCTCGGCACCGCAGGCGTCGAACGCGAGCTTCTCGAAGCGCTGCGGGGCCGGGCTCATGGCATCGAGGCGTTCTCGAAGCGCGCTCAAGGTCGGGCCAAGGCCCTTGGGGTACTGCTCGGTCACGAACGTCTTCAGACCGAGCATGCGTGCACCCTCGAGCAGCAGTTCCAAGTTGCGCAGCATGGGCGCGCGCAGCGGTTCCGGCACCGCCGCCACCAGCTTCTCCTGCACATCCACCACGAGCAGCGCCGTACCATCGGGCTTGATCGCGAGCTCGCCCGAGTACGGACGACCAGTCATCTACGGCCTCCAGCCCCACATGGGGCGCCCCGAGCGTAGCGCATCGCATCGTCGCCGTGGTAGCTCGCCGGCGGCCGCGGCCGCGTTCGCAGGCCGCCGGCCGAAAAAGGGCGCCGGAGGGGTTGCGTTTTTCGGCAGCTTGCACTAACTATGGGTCATTGACTGACCGAAAGTCAGTTTCTGAGGAGCGGTACCCAATGGGTGTGGCGGAACGACGAGAGCGCGAGCGAGAGCAGCGTCGCAAGGACATTATCGACGCTGCGGAGCGGGTCTTCTTCGGCAAGGGACCCCTCGAGGCCACGATGGACGACGTGGCTGCCGAGGCCGAGCTCAGCAAGGGCACGCTCTACCTCTATTTCGCCGGCAAGGACGAGCTCTACCTCGCGATCG
This DNA window, taken from Pseudomonadota bacterium, encodes the following:
- a CDS encoding isochorismatase family protein codes for the protein MTGRPYSGELAIKPDGTALLVVDVQEKLVAAVPEPLRAPMLRNLELLLEGARMLGLKTFVTEQYPKGLGPTLSALRERLDAMSPAPQRFEKLAFDACGAEGLVPALRTVFDSAHSGQGQAPAVVVAGMEAHICVYQSARGLAQAGFRVQVPIDAVCSRSSEDRRIAEGLLSASGAVVTSTETVLFDLFGRAGSEEFKAFSRLLR